One stretch of Fibrobacter sp. UWR4 DNA includes these proteins:
- a CDS encoding SGNH/GDSL hydrolase family protein — protein sequence MSETKYTKWVACWGNATSITDRTAAVYAKDITLRYPIRICFSGSKLRFRFSNLTGTEPVEVTSAFVCRNSQAPVMITFNKNTSVSIQPGKEIQSDEIPFDVTAGETVNVSLYFAGYTQMNAGTLITGPLSSGKYTYGNYATAEEFPAELTRNTNWFYFLNTVDVLTEESNHALVCFGDSITAQSWPDYLALEAWNAGKRNVSIIRRAVSGTRILREYNCITYAAYGLKGATRFPIELNVAGASAVIIQHGINDIIHPVGVEVNKFRPWSDMPTTEDLIQGVQDIYIKHARQLGLKVYSGTLLPIFGWRTYNENRDVIRNAFNEWLRTSSEFDGCVDFDEAVRDGADHKKFAEGFDSGDHLHPSEKAYQAMAAAALKILQ from the coding sequence ATGTCCGAAACTAAATACACCAAATGGGTCGCCTGCTGGGGAAACGCAACTTCCATCACGGACCGCACTGCAGCAGTTTACGCAAAGGACATTACCCTACGCTACCCCATCCGCATCTGCTTTTCCGGAAGCAAGCTCCGTTTCCGTTTTTCAAACCTGACCGGTACAGAACCTGTAGAGGTGACAAGCGCCTTTGTATGCCGCAATTCCCAAGCGCCTGTAATGATTACGTTCAACAAAAATACAAGCGTATCCATCCAGCCGGGAAAGGAAATCCAAAGTGACGAAATTCCTTTTGATGTCACCGCAGGCGAAACCGTAAATGTGAGCCTATATTTCGCAGGTTACACACAAATGAACGCCGGCACCCTCATTACAGGTCCGCTTTCTTCCGGTAAATACACCTACGGCAATTACGCAACTGCAGAAGAGTTCCCCGCAGAACTGACCCGCAATACCAACTGGTTCTATTTCCTCAACACCGTGGACGTTCTGACGGAGGAATCCAATCACGCACTGGTCTGTTTCGGCGACTCCATTACCGCACAAAGCTGGCCCGACTACCTGGCCCTTGAGGCTTGGAACGCAGGGAAGCGCAACGTGTCCATCATCCGTCGGGCCGTCAGTGGCACCCGCATCCTCCGTGAATACAACTGCATTACCTACGCCGCCTACGGATTGAAAGGCGCCACCCGCTTCCCCATCGAGTTGAATGTGGCAGGTGCATCCGCAGTCATTATCCAGCACGGCATTAACGACATCATCCATCCCGTTGGCGTGGAGGTGAACAAGTTCCGCCCCTGGAGTGACATGCCCACTACCGAGGATTTAATCCAAGGCGTTCAGGACATTTACATCAAGCACGCCCGCCAGCTGGGCCTTAAAGTTTATAGCGGCACGTTGCTTCCCATTTTCGGGTGGCGCACCTATAACGAAAACCGCGACGTCATCCGTAACGCCTTTAACGAATGGTTGAGAACGTCCAGCGAATTCGACGGTTGCGTAGACTTCGACGAAGCCGTCCGCGATGGTGCTGACCACAAGAAATTTGCAGAAGGTTTTGATTCCGGAGACCACCTCCATCCCAGCGAAAAAGCCTATCAGGCCATGGCTGCAGCAGCTTTAAAAATTCTTCAATAA
- a CDS encoding MFS transporter, with protein MKNIRGVLPFLGIVFSQVAAATVVISLMELILNRLNHFSTASWQFYLIHVLILLPCAILITPSGYCSDKYPKEKVLRITSILLFLVTFAFVGGFAIGNVALSMVAFALFFSLQAIQSTAKNAIIKELVGVKFLSVGTSSAYMVTFVSLIVVAGLTAFGFEMLAPASAVDFTQLAPTLMPIAASVAGLELLSILFSLGLPSIGCYDAEMKFPWKRYYNLGYTRRKLRKAWSNRSLRQSIIGLSMFWVMIFLLLFVARDMFSTGSLFREDSSVNYAIVGVVAGLIVGCYYARRMCKHFVEMGLIPMGTAGAAILIFLIPFIPRPYNSIALALLGFCGGLYVIPMFTMLIYNTKPRSAGHVLAISNGVQNLCILIFYFLVTCFMNFMGVSRMNLFFVLGIVCLAATVWALWAMPQTLLRQLMRSVLSVHYKFLVHGADLIPWEGPVLLVGNHISYIDWALIQMASPRRLRFVMTKRPFEKWYIRLLLSQMNTIDLDIENPEKAMADAHDALLRGEAVVMFPENVMTSTGNMNRFRLDYSSALKDVPKVKLMPFYVQGLWGSAFSQADDGLKQLVHSGGRIITVSFGEELPLDASPVAVKRMVQELSITAWESSIRQLRPLPSAWIRTVKQYVKSGPAIYSLDGNHFSGYKLATAVFSFGGLVEKLTKGEKNVGLLIPPSAPGLMMNMACQIRAKTVLNLNYTNTPDVMNYCCETAEVKTIITAKAFIDKLKQKGLDMDSLLKNYKVYYMEDLKGMLKKSTLVLNLLRTVALPAWYLEKRFIKKVSLDDVATIIFSSGSEGRPKGVELTHFNLMGNIKQCESALNLVASDVFLGSLPMFHAFGFCVTTMLCMVEGVPVVPVPDPIDARLIGRVCAQYKVSILLATGTFLRMWGVSKYVHPLMFSHVRNIFAGAEKIREDVRQLYRTKFKLEIFEGFGCTETTPVSAVNTKDVLMDDWKTVLQGNKPGTVGAPLPGTQFRIVDTDTMEELPVGEDGLILAGGAQIMKGYLKDPERTSQAIAVINGKRWYKTGDKGHVDEDGYLTIVDRYSRFAKIGGEMVSLGSVDFKISETNYFDGVDHFTVPVPDGAKGEKIALLFAGDITEDEARDRIRQVGLPPLMVPAYVIKVDDLPKLGSGKSDFQTGKKIAKERLGLS; from the coding sequence ATGAAGAACATCAGAGGCGTGCTTCCCTTTCTTGGTATAGTCTTTTCCCAGGTAGCTGCTGCTACGGTTGTCATCTCCTTGATGGAATTGATTCTTAATCGTCTGAATCATTTTTCAACTGCATCCTGGCAGTTCTATCTGATACATGTCCTGATTTTGTTGCCATGTGCAATACTGATTACGCCATCGGGTTATTGTTCCGACAAGTATCCTAAGGAAAAGGTCCTACGAATTACGTCTATCTTGCTATTCCTGGTGACCTTCGCCTTTGTGGGGGGCTTTGCCATCGGTAACGTAGCTCTCAGTATGGTTGCCTTTGCCTTGTTCTTCTCCTTGCAGGCTATTCAATCTACGGCAAAGAATGCCATCATCAAGGAACTGGTAGGGGTAAAGTTCCTTAGTGTAGGGACCAGTAGTGCTTACATGGTGACCTTTGTCAGCTTGATTGTGGTCGCAGGCCTTACCGCCTTTGGTTTTGAAATGCTGGCGCCTGCATCCGCAGTCGATTTTACTCAGTTGGCTCCGACCCTTATGCCTATAGCCGCTTCTGTTGCAGGGCTTGAGTTGCTTAGTATTCTTTTCTCCCTGGGGCTTCCCTCCATCGGTTGTTACGATGCGGAAATGAAGTTCCCCTGGAAACGTTATTATAACTTGGGCTACACTCGCCGCAAGCTTCGCAAGGCATGGTCCAATCGTTCCCTCCGTCAGTCCATTATTGGTCTGTCCATGTTCTGGGTCATGATTTTCCTGCTGCTCTTTGTTGCTCGCGATATGTTCAGTACCGGCTCCCTCTTTAGGGAAGATAGTTCCGTGAACTACGCCATTGTAGGTGTGGTGGCAGGCCTTATCGTCGGTTGTTATTATGCTCGCCGCATGTGCAAGCACTTTGTGGAAATGGGGCTGATTCCCATGGGTACCGCTGGTGCTGCCATCCTGATTTTCCTTATTCCCTTTATTCCTCGTCCTTACAATTCCATTGCCCTAGCATTGCTAGGATTCTGTGGTGGTCTGTACGTGATCCCCATGTTCACCATGCTGATCTACAACACCAAGCCCCGCTCTGCTGGACATGTGCTTGCCATTAGCAATGGCGTCCAGAATTTGTGTATTCTGATTTTTTATTTCCTGGTTACCTGCTTTATGAATTTTATGGGCGTATCCCGCATGAATCTTTTCTTTGTGCTGGGGATTGTTTGCCTTGCTGCGACTGTGTGGGCCTTGTGGGCGATGCCCCAGACTTTACTTCGCCAGCTGATGCGTTCTGTACTTTCTGTTCATTATAAATTCCTGGTTCATGGTGCTGACTTGATTCCTTGGGAAGGACCAGTTCTCTTGGTGGGTAACCATATTTCCTATATCGACTGGGCTTTGATCCAGATGGCTAGCCCCCGCAGGCTGCGTTTCGTCATGACGAAACGTCCCTTCGAGAAGTGGTATATCCGTCTGTTGCTGAGCCAGATGAATACCATCGATCTGGATATTGAAAATCCTGAAAAGGCGATGGCGGATGCTCATGATGCACTCCTTCGTGGAGAAGCTGTGGTGATGTTCCCGGAAAATGTTATGACGTCTACGGGTAACATGAACCGTTTCCGCCTGGATTATTCTTCTGCCCTCAAGGACGTCCCTAAGGTGAAGTTGATGCCGTTCTACGTTCAGGGCTTGTGGGGGAGTGCCTTTTCACAGGCTGATGACGGCTTGAAGCAACTGGTCCATTCCGGCGGCCGCATCATTACAGTATCTTTTGGGGAAGAACTTCCTTTGGATGCAAGCCCGGTGGCTGTAAAACGCATGGTGCAGGAACTTTCCATTACGGCCTGGGAATCATCCATCCGTCAGTTGCGCCCGCTGCCTTCTGCATGGATCCGTACAGTAAAACAATACGTGAAGAGTGGTCCTGCCATTTATAGCCTGGATGGAAACCATTTCTCCGGATACAAGCTTGCTACAGCCGTATTTTCTTTCGGTGGCTTGGTTGAGAAGCTGACCAAGGGTGAAAAGAACGTGGGGCTTCTGATACCTCCTTCAGCTCCTGGACTCATGATGAATATGGCTTGCCAGATCAGGGCAAAGACCGTTCTAAACTTGAACTATACCAATACTCCAGACGTGATGAATTACTGTTGCGAAACCGCAGAAGTAAAAACCATCATTACGGCAAAGGCTTTTATTGACAAACTGAAGCAGAAAGGTCTGGACATGGATTCTCTTCTGAAGAATTACAAGGTCTACTATATGGAAGACCTGAAGGGAATGCTGAAGAAATCTACCCTGGTCCTGAATTTACTCCGCACGGTGGCTTTACCTGCCTGGTACCTGGAAAAGCGCTTCATTAAGAAGGTTTCTTTGGATGACGTGGCTACCATTATCTTTAGCTCTGGTTCCGAAGGGCGCCCCAAGGGAGTGGAGCTAACCCACTTCAACTTGATGGGCAATATTAAACAGTGCGAAAGCGCCTTGAACTTGGTTGCTTCTGATGTGTTCCTGGGAAGCCTTCCCATGTTTCATGCCTTTGGCTTCTGCGTGACGACGATGCTCTGCATGGTGGAAGGTGTGCCTGTGGTACCTGTTCCGGATCCTATTGACGCACGTCTTATTGGCCGCGTCTGCGCCCAGTACAAGGTTTCCATCTTGCTCGCTACTGGTACATTCCTGCGTATGTGGGGCGTCAGCAAGTATGTACATCCCTTGATGTTCTCCCATGTACGTAACATCTTTGCCGGTGCAGAAAAAATTCGAGAGGATGTCCGCCAGCTGTATAGAACCAAATTCAAACTGGAAATCTTTGAAGGCTTTGGCTGTACGGAAACCACTCCTGTGTCTGCAGTAAATACCAAGGACGTTTTGATGGATGACTGGAAGACGGTGCTACAGGGCAATAAGCCTGGTACTGTAGGAGCTCCGCTGCCGGGAACTCAGTTCCGTATTGTGGATACTGATACGATGGAGGAATTGCCAGTCGGTGAAGATGGATTGATTCTAGCTGGTGGTGCCCAAATTATGAAGGGTTACCTGAAAGATCCAGAAAGAACTAGCCAGGCTATTGCTGTGATTAATGGAAAACGTTGGTACAAGACCGGCGACAAGGGGCATGTGGATGAAGATGGCTATTTGACCATTGTGGATCGCTATAGCCGATTTGCAAAGATTGGCGGGGAAATGGTTTCCCTGGGGTCTGTAGACTTCAAGATTTCTGAAACTAATTACTTTGACGGTGTGGACCACTTTACCGTACCTGTTCCCGATGGCGCCAAGGGCGAAAAGATTGCCCTCTTGTTCGCCGGCGACATTACGGAAGATGAAGCCAGGGATCGTATCCGTCAGGTTGGCCTCCCGCCACTGATGGTTCCAGCTTATGTGATTAAAGTGGATGACCTTCCCAAGCTGGGTTCCGGCAAGAGCGATTTCCAGACCGGTAAGAAAATAGCTAAGGAACGTCTGGGCCTGTCCTAA